The Microbulbifer sp. TB1203 nucleotide sequence GTTGAGGCGCACATCACCCGCCAGCTTGATGACGTAGATGCCTTTGTGGGCTCCAACCATTATTTGCCCAGACTGCATAACAACCTCTGGCACACCCGATGAGCGGCAACTGCACCGCTGGCATGGATGGCGAAAGTTCACTTTTGGAGAACCACCACTTCAAATGCGGGAAACATTTAAATTAGTGCATAAAGTAGGCAGAGCTTACTCCTGACCTGAGAGGCAGGCAAGAGGTAAAGACCATCGCACAAACGGACTGGATGGTCAGCAGCTCCGGTCGGTTTCGGTCGACCCACCCTGCCGCAGGGTAAGGAGAGTAATATCGTCCGGCAGAGCCTCAAAAGAGCCCACTTGCAGGGCGCTACACAGACTGTCCAGGTCGCCGCCGCTCCGGTCGATCGCCTCCAGAAGTTTGTCCTCCCGCTCGAGTAGGTCGGCACCTTCGATCAACTCCAGCACACCATCGGAACAGGCCACCAGACGCCAGTCCTCAGGCAAGCTGGCGCGCAGCACCTGCCAGTCGCCGTGTTCGAACAACCCGAGCGGTCGGCCCTTACCGGGCAACCATTCGGCGCCTTCAGCAGTCACCATCACCGGCATGGGCACTTGGCCGGCAACCGCATAGTGCAACTGCCGTGCGCGGCAGTCGACCGCTCCCACGAACATGCTGGCGTGCTTGTCCAGGCGGGTGGACAGCAGTTCTCTGTTGATCATGCTGAGGACGTCCAGCAGGTCCTGATCCAGGGTATCCAACTGGGAGAATAGCGGGCGCTCCCGCAGCAGGTGCATGATGCTGTGCTTGATCAGCGCGGTGACCAGCGCGGAAGAGACCCCATGGCCGGAGACATCCACCAGATAAAAAGCCACGAAACGTTCGCCGAATAATCCGTAGTCGACAAAGTCGCCGCTCAGGTAGAGGGAGGGAAACAGCCGGAAAGCGGCCTCAATATTCCCCGGGTAGCGATAGGGGGTACGCGGCAGCAGATGCTGCTGTAGCAGGCGACCCGCCTGCTGGTCGCGCTGCAGCACCTCCACATGCTCACGCAGTTCGCGATTGCGCCGCTCCAGCTCTTCCCGATATTCGACGTTCTGCTGCGCCAGGGTATCCGCGTGGGTGATGCGGCAAACCGCATGGTCGAGCGCTCCCACGTTCTCCAAGGGCTTGAGCAGATAGTCGCTGGCCCCCAGACGCAGGGCCTGCACCACGTCTTTCACCTCGCTGTTGGACGCCAGCACCACCACCGGCGTTTCCGGGGATAGCTGCTTGATCTGGCGCAATACTTCCAGGCCGCTCATATCCGGCAGATGCAGATCGGTGATCACTAGTTCGAACAGGCGCGGGGCAAACTGACCAAGGGCTTCGCCACCGCTCTGCGCCATGGTCACCGCAAATCCCAGGCGCGCCAGCGCGCGCCGCACGAAGTCGCGCGACGCCTCGTCGGCATCGATCAGTAGCAGGGTCCGGCGACCAGCCATGGGGTGGCTCGGGAAGCCATTGCCGGCGGGGTGGGATCAGAATTCAAAGTCGTCATCGAGATCGCCGCCGAAGTCATCCTCCAGCTCACCGTCGTTGATCAGGTATTCGCGCCGCTGCAGGTAGGCGTCGCGCAACAATACGTAGCGGTCACCCTGCAGCAGCATCTCGGCCTTGAGTAGACCGGCGCGCTTCTGAATCATGTCGGTAAAATAGAGGCTGTTGCGGGTGGCGGTGTGATCCACGTAACTGATCGGATCTGTATAGTAATCCACCACTCTTGCCGGACCGTCCCGCAGGGTGGAGGGTCCGAACAGCGGCACCACCAGGTAGGGGCCGGACGGCATCCCCCAGGTGGCCAGGGTCTGGCCGAAGTCCTCGCCATCGCTGGGCTCCAGCCCCATGTGTTCAGCCACGTCGAACAACCCGGCGATACCGACGGTGGTATTGATCAGAAAACGTCCAGCGTCGTTACCCGCCTGACCCCATTTCCACTGCAGGATGCTGTTGGTGGTATTGGTGACTTCGCGCAGGTTGCCGAAAAAGTTGCTGACCCCGGTCTGCATGAAGATCGGCGTGATCTGGCGATAGCTGACGGCCACCGGCTTGAGCACCCAGCGATCGGCGGTGTCGTTGAAGCGGAATACCGCGCGGTTGAAGCCCTCCCAGGGGTCCCGGTCTGCAGCCTCCTGCCCCTCCCCGTCGGAGAATTCCTCGGCGGGGTCGAAGCCGTACTCATCTTCCAGGCTGGAAGACCCGTCTTCGCTGTCGCCGTCGCCGCCATCTGAATCCTCTGCTCCCTCGGCAAAAGGATCCCCGCCGTCACCGGCATCGGTGGACGCCGGTGCCGTGGCGGAAGCCTCCGGCTCCACCTCCGCAAAGGGGTCCTCCGCCGCCTGTGCCAACACCGGCATCGCAGCCAGGGTGGCGGCGAAAACCCAAGGTGAAATTACTGTGCGTCCTAGCAAAGCCCTGCTCCTCTCTTTCTCTGCCTTTATCTGGGCAGGGATTCTAACGCCCCCGGGAACCATAAACTACCCTCGCCAGCATAGCATTCGATGGCAAAATCCGATCGAGTTGATCGAAACAGTGATGATATTTTCAGACCTTGAGCCCGGCGAGAATATCCAGACGCAACAGCTTTTCCAGCAGTTCCCGCCCGAACTCCAGCAACGAGGCGATATCCGGGTGGCGCATTTCCGCCGCCAGGGTCTCCAGCAGTTGCCGTCCGCAATATTCTCCCTCTCCCGCCAATTGCAGCAGCCGCGCGGTGACGCCGTTGGCTTCCATAAAGCCCACGTCGTCGGCACGATTGCGATAAACCAGCAGGAATGTGGGGGCTTGCGGTGGCTCCTGGGGTTGATAGGCGGGACCGATACGGTGCACGGGAAAGCGATAGCTGAGGCTCCATACCAGGGGGGAAACCACCGGAATCGATGCCAGCACGTCGCCGCTGGAGGCGAGGCCGGAGGGAAATTCCTCTTCACTCACATCCAGCGCCAGCTCCACCCACTCATAGTGGGCCAGTTCCAGTAGGAAGGCAGGGTCCCCTTCCCGGTGTCCCCGCTCGTTCTGCAGGTAGTGCAGAAACTCTTCGCTGATCTGCAGGAAATAGGGGCTCCGGGAGGCGTGGCAGCGCACGAAATCCCGCACCATCCGGTGCCAGGGCTCATCCGCATAGAGACTGCGCAGCACCGGAAAGCCGCCGCTGATGAAGGATTCGATAGTGTTGTAGATCAGCTCGCGGTAGATCCCCATGCGCCGATCTTCCACAGACGGCGGCGCGGCGCACTGGTCCGGTGCGCGCAGATGGGCGGCGAAACAGCGCTGCAGCTCCCCGAAATCCGACTCAGCGGTTCGATCACCGGCAGACATGGAGGGGCTCCGCAACAGTATTCGCCTGCCGCTGCCTGATGAGGCTCACTTCTTCGAGCAGCTCCGGCAGCGGGGGGATATTGAAGTCCCGCTCCAGCAGGGTGGGTATGGGGCCAAAGTGCTCGTAGGCCCGCTCCAGCAACTGCCACACGGGATCGATCACCGGCGCGCCATGAGTGTCCACTTTCAAATCATCCGCCTCGTCGAAGTGACCGGCCACATGGGCGTAGCGGATGCGCTCCGCCGGCAGGCCATACAGGAAGTCCAGCGGGTCGTAGCGATGGTTGATGGAGTTGACATAGATGTTGTTCACGTCCAGCAACAGGTCGCAGTCCGCCTCCTCCAGCACCGCATTGAGAAATTCCAACTCGCTCATTTCCCGGCCCGGCGCGGCGTAGTAGGAAACGTTTTCCATGGCGATGCGCTGCTCCAGCACCTCCTGCACCTGGCGGATGCGCCCGGCCACGTAGTGCACCGCCTCGCCGGTGAACGGAATGGGCAACAGGTCGTAGAGGTGTCCGTGGTCGGAGCAGTAGCTCAGGTGTTCGCTGTAACAGCGGATATTGTGCCGGCGGATAAACTGTTTGACCGATTTCACCAGCTCCAGATCCAGCGGCGCAGGCGAGCCGATGGACAGGGACAGCCCGTGAATCACGAAAGGAAAACGCTCGGTGTAATCGCGAAACCAGCGCCCGAAACGCCCGCCCACACCGATCCAGTTTTCCGGCGCCACTTCCAGGAAATCCACCGCCCCGGGCGACAGCTCCTCGCCCATCATGGAGCGGCGCAGCCCCAGGCCGGCACCCTCTATCGGGTAGTTTCTATTCATAAGCGCGACTCCCGTTGCGGACGGAGCTCCGAAGAGCCCCGCCGCGGGAGGCGACCTCAGGCGCTGGGGTCTTCTTTCTTACCCTCACCGCACTTGCCTTCGCCGCATTTGCCTTCCTGCTTCTTGCCTTCTCCGCATTTGCCTTCGCCGCACTTACCTTCTTTTTTCTTGCCTTCTCCGCATTTGCCTTCGCCACACTTACCCTCTTGGCCCTTGTCGTCCATCATGGCGAGGTTGTAGCCCGAGGACAGCTCTTCCGCGGCAAAGGGGTTGGCGCTGCTGTCGGCGGACACACTTACCGAAGCGGATGCGAGGAAAGCCGCACCGACGGCCGCCGCCAAGGGGGAAAGATTCTTCTTGCTGTTCATAATGATTCTCCTGAGGTAGTAACCCTATCGAAAAACACGCCCGACGGCGCTGAAAATCGCCGCCCCGCGCAGTATAGCGACTTTGCGAAGACGGCAGTTGCGAATCCGACAGAGCCACGGTCAGAGGGTTGCAGCCGCCTGCCCGGTTTTGTGAACTCTGTCTTGCCGTTAGTCGCCGGAATAAACGGATTCTTACAGGAAGGCACAATATTTTCAGCCGAAAGGCGCGGCCTGCTCGATTTCCGACCATAACTTGCCCAGGCGTTTGCCGGAAACCGGCATCAGGGTCTTCAGGGATTGGGCGAAGAGGGAGATGCGGAACTCCTCCAGCATCCACCGGTACTGCACCAGTTGCGGTTCCGCCGCCAGCGCCCGGTGGGAGTGGCGCTCAAGCTGGGCCAGGTACGGCTCAGCGGATTTGTGGAATTCCGCCTGCAGGCGGCGATCGCGGTTGGGGTCCAGCGCGGCCTTTTCCAGGCGCAGGTCGATACCCTTGAGGTAGCGGCCGTACTGGCGCAGCCATTCCAGCGGGGTATCGAACAGACAACCGCGGTAGAAAAGGCCATTCAACTGCTGCTGGATATCCCCCACCGCCATGGCGACGGCGAGGTTCTTCTGCTGCTTGATCTGTTTGCGCAGGGGGACCAGCTGCGCCAGGGCCTTGGTCAGCAGCTCCGCAATCTCCTGGGCCACGGATATGAGAGCGGCACTTTTCTCCAGCGCGCGCAGGAACTCCCCCTCGCTGCGCGGCCAGTTTTCATCCGCCCAGAACAGCTCCCGCGCGGCGGCCATCAGGATATCGTCCGCCACCTCCTCGCGGCGGCCCAGGTCCGCGGCGGAGAGTCCCAGCTCTTTGCCGCGCAGCAGTTCCTTGCGCAGGTATTTCACCGGCTCCGGCAGGTGCAGCAGGGCCAGGCGGCAGATACCGGCGCGGGAAAGGCGCCGCGCCTCCCCCGGGTTGTCGAGCAGTTTCAGCGATACGCTGTCCTTCCCCTCCACCAGGGCCGGGTAGGCGCGCACCTTGAGTGCACCCTGCTGCAGGGTGTGAGTCTGCGGCAGGTCGCCGAAATCCCAGTGGGTAATATCGTCGCGTTCGAAGTCGTCGCCGGCACTGGCCAGTTCCTTTTGTACCCGGTCCTTATAGCGGGCCTGCAGTTCACCCAGGTTGCGGCCCTGGTCGAGCAGTTCGCCCTCCTCGTCCAATACCCGGATATTGAAACGGTAGAAATCCTCCAGTGACTGCTCGGCGGATTCCCAGGCGGAGTCCGGCAGCTGCTGCGCGGTCTGCCGCTGCAACTCCTTCGCCAGGCTCTGCCACAGGGGGACGTTGTCCGGCTGCAGCCTCGGCAGCGCCCGGTCCACCGCCGCCGGTACCGGCACGAAAACTTTGCGCCACTGCTTGGGCAGCGCTTTGACCAGGGCGATGCACTTGTCGCGCAGCAGCCCCGGCACCAGCCAGGACAGGCGCGCCGCGGGCACCTGGTGCAGCGCGCCCACGGGTACATGAATACTCACTCCATCGGCGGCGCTGCCCGGTTCGAAGTGGTAGCTGAGCGGGTATTCGATACCGCCCGCCACCAGCGTATCGGGAAACTGCGCCTCGCCCACATGGGCCGCGGTGTGCTGCATCAGCAGTTCCCGCGGAACGAACAACAGCTGCGGATCTTTCTCCTCCGCCTGTTTACGCCAGCGCTCGAAGCCCGCCAGGTTGACGATATCCTGTGGAAGTCGCTCGTCGAAGAACTGGTAGATCACCTGGTCGTCCACCAGGATATCCCGGCGGCGCGACTTGGCCTCCAGGTCCTCCAGTTCCCGCAGCAATTCGCCGTAGTGGTGGAAGAATTTTCCTTTGCCCCGGTATTTCTGCTCCACCAGCGCTTCGCGGATAAACACCTCGCGCGCGGTCTGCGGATCCAGCTTGCCGTAGTGAATGCGGCGTTTCTCCACCAGCACCAGGCCGTAGAGGGAAATCTTCTCATAGGCCATCACCTGGCCCTTGCGCGCGTCGTAGTGGGGCTCAGAGTAATTGCGCTTCACCAGGTGTTCCGCGACCGTCAGCGCCCACTCCGGTTCTATCTTCGCCACCGTGTGCGCGAACAACCGGCTGGTCTCCAGCAACTGTGCCGCCACCGCCCAGGGCGGCGGTTTCTTGAATTGGCCGGAGCCGGGAAAGATATGGAAGCGGCGGTTGCGGCAGCCGAGGAATTCCTTGTTTTCGTCGCGCACGCCGATATTGCCCAGCAGGCCGGGCAGTATCGCACTGTGTATCGATTGATAGTCCGCGGGCTCGTGGTTCTCGCGCAGTTTCAGCTCCCGGCAGGCGACACGCAGTTGGTGGTGGATATCCCGCCACTCGCGCATGCGCTGCCAGGACAGGAAATTTTTCTGGCACCATTTGCGCAGCTGGTTCTGGCTCAATTCCTGGCGCTGGGCTTCGAACGCATCCCACAACTGCACCAGGGAGAGAAAGTCCGACTGTTCGTGCTGCCACTGTTTGTGCTTTTCATCCGCGGCCTGGCGCTTTTCCGCCGGACGCTCGCGGGGGTCCTGCACCGCCAGCGCACTGACGATGATCAGCAGCTCGCGCAGGCTGCCGTTTTCGCCGGCGGCCAGCAGCATACGGCCCAGGCGCGGGTCCAGTGGCAGTCGCGAGAGGGCCCGCCCCGGGGGAGTCACCCGCCCCCGGTCATCCACTGCCTGCAGTTCCTGCAGTAATTTGTAGCCGTCGTTGATCAGCCGCTGGTCCGGCGGGTCCACGAAGGGGAAATCTCGGATGTCGCCGATCTTCAATTGCAGCATCTGCAAAATCACCGCGGCTAAATTGGTGCGCAGAATTTCCGCATCGGTAAATTCCGGCCGCTGCAAGAAATCGCTCTCCTCGTACAGGCGCACGCAGACACCGGCACTGACCCGGCCGCAGCGGCCGGCGCGCTGGTTGGCGCTGGCCTGGGAGATAGCTTCCACCGGCAGCCGCTGGATCTTGCTGCGGTAGCTGTAGCGGCTGATGCGCGCGGTACCGGGGTCGATCACATAGCGGATGCCGGGGACGGTAATGGAGGTCTCCGCCACATTGGTGGCAAGTACGATGCGCCGACCGCGGTGACCGTGGAATATCTTGTTCTGCTCCGCGAGGCTCAGGCGCGCGTAGAGCGGCAATATTTCCATCTGCGGAATCTGCGCATCCCGCAACGCCTTGGCGCACTCCCGGATCTCCCGCTCGCCGCTCATAAACACCAGGATGTCGCCACCGGGGTGCCGGCCACCGGGATGCCGGCCACCACTCCTGCCACTGGCTTTCTCCTCGTGCAGCAGTTCCTCCACCGCGGCGAGCACCTGTTCGTTGAGATCCTGGTCGCTGTCCGCCGGCGGGCGGTAGTGAATATCCACCGGATAGGTGCGCCCGGAGACCTCGATCACCGGCGCGTCGTCGAAATGCCGGGAAAATTTTTCCAGGTCGATGGTGGCGGAGGTGATGATCAGCTTGAGGTCCGGGCGCTTGGGCAGAATGGTTTTCAGGTAGCCCAGCAGGAAGTCGATATTGAGGCTCCGTTCGTGAGCCTCGTCGATAATCAGGGTGTCGTATTTGTTCAACAGCGGGTCGCGCTGGATTTCCGCCAGCAGTATGCCGTCGGTCATCAGCTTGATATGGGTGTGCTCGGTGCTCTGGTCGGTAAAGCGCACCTGGTAGCCCACCGACTGTCCCAGCGGCTGCCCCACCTCCTCGGCGATGCGGTTGGCCACGGTGCGCGCGGCGATGCGGCGCGGCTGGGTATGGCCTATCTGACCGGTAACCCCCCTGCCCAGCTCCAGGCAGATCTTGGGCAGCTGGGTGGTCTTGCCGGAGCCTGTCTCACCGGCCACCACCACCACCTGGTGATCGGCGATCAGTTCAGCGATCTCGGCCCGCCGCGCCACCACCGGCAGGTCTTCCGGCCAGCGTGCCTCCGGCAGTTTCCGCCGCCGCTCCTCCGCCAACGCCCGCGAGGCCTGCAGCTGCTCCTCCAGTTGGGCGAGCATCCGGTCCGCCGGCTTGCCCTCTTTCAGACGCCGGCGTGCGGCGTCGAGGGTTTTGCGCAGGTGCTGGCGGTCCCGCCCCATACATTGGGGGATCTGCTCGGCCAGGGGATCAACTTCACTCATCGGGCACCGAAAATCATCGAAAACGGCGGATTATAACAGCCGCTTGGCGCTGAACTATACTTGAGCAGATGTCTATTTTCCCTGTAGGAGCGGCCCACGGCCGCGACAAATCTAGGGCGGGCCTTCGGCCCGCAAGCCGAGCTGGAGCTCGGCGTTCCCAGGGGGCCGTTCCTACAGGGAGGTCAAGCCGTAACTTGCGAGCTGTGGTATGCAAGAGCTCAAACCCAGGCCTCCGGCCGCTGCCGGAGAAATGCTCGGACACCCGAAGGGACTCTTCCTGCTGTTCGGCACCGAGATGTGGGAGCGGCTCAGCTACTACGGTATGCGCGGCATCTTCGTCTTCTACCTCACTTCGGCCGCCGGCGCGGCGGCCTTCGGCTGGGGCCAACTGTCCGATATCGAGCTGCAATCCAGAGCCCTAAGCTATCTCGGCTGGTACATGATGCTGGTGTACCTGACCCCGATCCTCGGCGGCTGGATGGCGGACAACCTCTGGGGCCAGCGCCGCTGCATCCTGTTCGGCGGCACGCTGATGATGCTGGGCCAGTTCACCCTGGGATTTCCCCACGCCTGGCTGCCCGACGGCAGTGAGATTTATTTCCTGTGGCTGGGATTGGGGCTGATGATTCTCGGCAACGGCTTTTTCAAGCCCAACATCTCCACCATGGTGGGTGACCTCTACTACGAGGGCGACAGGCGCCGCGACACCGCCTTTACCATTTTCTATATGGGCATCAACCTGGGCTCGATCCTGGGCTACCTGGTGATCGGCTGGATCGGCGAGAAGATCAATTACCAACTGGCATTTTTCATTGCCGGTATCGGTATGCTGCTGGGCCTGCTGCTGCAGATTTCCCGGGCCGACAAATACCTGGGGGAAGTGGGCCGGCAGCCCTCCGCCAAACTGGGACTGAAAAAAGACGCTGCCGACAGACACAAGCCGCTATCCCTGGAGGAGCGCGACCGCATCAGGGTGATCCTGATCCTGGGGCTGTTCACCGTGGTTTTCTGGGCCGGTTTCGAGCAGGCCGCCGGCTCCATGAACCTGTTCGCAAAACACAATACCGACCTTATGATTGGCGGCTGGGAGATGCCCGCCAGTTGGCTGCAGATGGTCAACCCACTGTTTATCATTATTCTCGCCCCGGTGATCGCCAGCATCTGGGTGGGCCTGGGGGACCGGGAGCCCAGCTCGCCGGTCAAGTTCAGCCTGGGACTGGTCTTCCTAGGGCTGGGCTTCATCTCCATGGTGGGCGCCGCACTGCAGATCGGCGACTCGCTGACCGTCAAAGCCAGTATCTGGTGGCTGGTGTTTGCCTATATCTTCCACACCGTGGGCGAGCTGTGCCTGTCGCCCATCGGTCTATCCATGGTCACCAAACTGTCGCCACTGCGCTACCTGTCGCTGATGATGGGGTTGTGGTTCGCATTTATCGGTATCGCCAACAAAGGCGCGGCGGAAATCGGCAAGCTGGTGGGGGAAACCGGTCCCCTGGCCACTTTCGGCGGCGTGGCCATTGCGGCCATAGGTGCAGGGATTCTGCTGTACTTCCTGCGCGACAGATTGGTGGACTGGATGCACGGTGTGGAGTCGGCGCACCTGAAGGTGGGTGATTCCACGAAGGAGGAAGTGGGTATTATTGCGGATCACGAGGGAGCACCGCCGAGGCACTTCTCTGAATGATGAATGCGGAATGCGGAATGCGGAATGCGGAACAGGGCGCTGCCGCTCGCACTTTACTGTCAAACCTTAATTTGGGGAAGTTCGGGCGCGGACCAGATTCCCGGCCGCATGCGTGGAGTTAAATCGCGTATTCCGCATTCCGCATTCATCATTCCGCATTAAAAAATCACCTCCCCTTCACCAGATAGGCGATGGCCCTATCCAGCCCCTCCAGGGTCATCGGATACATCTGCCCGCCCACCAGCTGCCGGGTGAGCCCGATGGTGGGTGTATATTGCCAATACTCCTCGCCCACCGGGTTGAGCCATACCAGTTTGCCGTAGGTATCCGCCACCCTTTCCATCCAGGCCGCACCCGGTTCCTCGTTCATATGCTCCACGCTACCGTAGGGACTGGTGATCTCGTAGGGCGCCATGGAGGCGTCGCCGACAAAAATCACCCGGTAATCCTTACCGTAGGTGCGCAGTACTTCCAGCAGCGGGGTGGTCTCGCTATAGCGGCGCTGGTTGTCTTTCCACACATGCTCGTAGATGAAATTGTGGAAGTAAAAATACTCCAAGTGTTTGAACTCGGAGCGGCAGGCGGAGAAGAGTTCCTCGCACACCCGCACATAGGGGTCCATGGAACCGCCCACGTCGAAGAAAATCAACACCTTCACCGCGTTGTGCCGCTCCGGAACCATCCTGATATCCAGCAGGCCGGCGTTGCGCGCGGTCGAGGAAATGGTGTCATCCAGGTCCAGCTCCTCCGCCGCGCCGGTGCGCGCGAACTTGCGCAGTTTGCGCAACGCCACCTGGATATTGCGCGTGCCCAGGGAAATGCTGTCATCCAGGTTGCGGAACTGGCGCTTTTGCCACACCTTCGCCGCTGACCGATTGCGGCTGTCGCCGCCCACGCGAATTCCCTCGGGATGATAGCCGCTGTTGCCGAAGGGGCTGGTGCCGCCGGTGCCGATCCAGCGGTTGCCGCCACTGTGGCGTTTTTTCTGTTCTTCCAGGCGTTTGCGGAATTCCTCCAGCAGCTTTTCCAGGCCGCCCAGGCTTTCGATTTGGGCCTTTTCCTCCTCGCTCAACTGCTTGAGAAACTCCGCGCGAACCCACTCCTCGGGAATCATCTGCTCGAGAAGGTCGTCGAGGGTTTCCAGGTCCTTGAAGTAGGCGTCGAAGGCGCGGTCGAATTTATCGAAGTGCTTTTCGTCCTTGACCAGGCAGGTGCGGGAGAGAAAGTAGAATTCCTCGAGGTCCGCGAATGCCAGCCGCTGCTGCAGCGCTTCCAGCAGGGCCAGCAGTTCGGTGGTGGAGGCCGGGAGTTTGTAGCGGCGCAGGTTCAGGAAAAAGCCAATCAGCATAGTGATTTTCGATATAGCCGGTTAAATACTGGTGCCCTGTAGGAGCCTGCTTGCAGGCGAAAAGTTCAGAGCCCTGTAGCCTTTCGCCTGCAAGCAGGCTCCTACAGGGAATCGGAGTTCTACCGACCCTCTCTGCGGGCCATAAAGGCCAGGCGCTCGAGCATATGCACGTCCTGCTCGTTCTTGAGCAGGGCGCCGTAGAGCGGCGGAATCGCGCTGCTGCTGTCGCGGTTTTTCAGTACTTCCTCGGGAATATCATCGGCGAGCAGCAGTTTCAACCAGTCGATCAGTTCGGAGGTGGAGGGTTTTTTCTTCAGGCCCGGCACTTCGCGCAACTGGAAGAAGATATCCATCGCCTCCGCCACCAGCTGTCGCTTGATGCCCGGGTAGTGCACGTCCACGATCTTGTGCATGGTGTCGCGGTCCGGGAAGCTGATGTAGTGGAAGAAGCAGCGGCGCAGGAAGGCGTCCGGCAGTTCCTTCTCGTTGTTGGAGGTGATGATCACCACAGGGCGGTGTTTGGCCTTTACCGTTTCGCCGGTCTCGTAGACGAAGAACTCCATGCGATCCAGTTCCACCAGCAGGTCGTTGGGGAACTCGATATCCGCCTTGTCGATCTCGTCGATCAGCAGCACTACGCGCTCCTCCGCGGCAAAGGCATCCCACAACTTGCCGCGCTTGATGTAATTGCGGATATCGTGGACCTTGTCCACCCCCAGTTGGGAATCCCGCAGGCGCGATACCGCGTCGTACTCGTAGAGCCCCTGCTGGGCCTTGGTAGTGGATTTGATATGCCACTGGATCAGCTGGAGCCCCAGGCTCTGCGCCACCTCCTGTGCCAGCAGCGTCTTGCCGGTGCCCGGCTCGCCCTTGATCAGCAGCGGCCGCTGCAGCGCCACCGCCGCGTTCACCGCCATCTGCAGGTCTTCGGTGGCCACATAGCTGTCGGTGCCGGTAAATTTCATCGTCGATCCCCAGTATTTGCCTTGGGGCAAATACTAAGGGATGGAGGGAGAGGAGCCAAAGGCGGAATCGGTCAGACTGAGTGACACTGGTGAAATGCTGGAACGGGCCTGCAGCCCGCAGGCGGAGCTGGAGCTCCGCGTCCCCGGAGGCTGAAAACCGGGGCGTCAGGCCGCCGCCGTGCTGCGCCGGTGCACCACCTGGCGACCCTTGTCGGTGATATACCAGCGGATGCCCAGGTGGCTGTGGATCTTGCCCACCATTTCCAGCACCACCAGGCTGTTGAGCGCCCGCGCGACCGAGTTGGTCTGCATACCGCTGTCCTGCACCATACCCGCCAGGGAGCGGAATACGCAGCCACCGCCGTTGAGCAGGGCCAGCACCTGCAGGGCGTTGTCGTCCAGTTTGCGGATCTGGTTGAAGTCCAGGGTGGGTCCCTGCTCCGGATCGCCCTCTATCTCGTGCTCCAGCAGCGGCATCATCTCCAACTGCATGGTGCGCAGTTCCTGCTCCAGGTTCTCCACCCGCGCGCGGGCGATACTGGCATCGCGCAGCTGGCGGCGCGCCGCGTTGAACACGAACATGCGGGAGGCGATGGCCGCCAGCAGACAGTAGCCGGTAAAGATCAGCAGTCGCGAGGGATCGCCCTGGATCTCGATCAGCAGGTCGCTCTGGGTGAACTTGAGAAAGATAGGCACCATCAATGCGCCGCACAGCCCCATGATCAGGCAGCGCGCAAGCCCGGCCGGATCCTCTTCGGTAAACAGCATCTGGTAATAGTTCACCAGGCCGCCGAGAATCCCGGAAACCAGCATGACCGCGGTCAAAATAAGCAGATGGTCGAGCATCCGTGTTCCTCTGCCATGCACTGCCAACGCATCTGCTGGCACTTTTTCTAATGCGATTGGCCCCGGACTGGTGCCGGGGCCAGCTCTATAGATATAGCAGTTGGCGGGGAATCAAGTACGGGCGGAAGGGGGAAAGAGCGCCTTTGGCCCAGCGATCAGTGCCCAGTTGTCAGTGAATGGTCATGGACCGATAGTCACTCACCTTGGGCAGCATCTCACTGTTCATTGAAAAAAGGGTCGTCTTCAAACTGTCGCCGCTGCTCGCGGCGGTGGCCCAAATAAAGGGCTGTCAGCCCCCAGATCGCCAGCAGGGCGAGGGCGCCG carries:
- the hrpA gene encoding ATP-dependent RNA helicase HrpA; amino-acid sequence: MSEVDPLAEQIPQCMGRDRQHLRKTLDAARRRLKEGKPADRMLAQLEEQLQASRALAEERRRKLPEARWPEDLPVVARRAEIAELIADHQVVVVAGETGSGKTTQLPKICLELGRGVTGQIGHTQPRRIAARTVANRIAEEVGQPLGQSVGYQVRFTDQSTEHTHIKLMTDGILLAEIQRDPLLNKYDTLIIDEAHERSLNIDFLLGYLKTILPKRPDLKLIITSATIDLEKFSRHFDDAPVIEVSGRTYPVDIHYRPPADSDQDLNEQVLAAVEELLHEEKASGRSGGRHPGGRHPGGDILVFMSGEREIRECAKALRDAQIPQMEILPLYARLSLAEQNKIFHGHRGRRIVLATNVAETSITVPGIRYVIDPGTARISRYSYRSKIQRLPVEAISQASANQRAGRCGRVSAGVCVRLYEESDFLQRPEFTDAEILRTNLAAVILQMLQLKIGDIRDFPFVDPPDQRLINDGYKLLQELQAVDDRGRVTPPGRALSRLPLDPRLGRMLLAAGENGSLRELLIIVSALAVQDPRERPAEKRQAADEKHKQWQHEQSDFLSLVQLWDAFEAQRQELSQNQLRKWCQKNFLSWQRMREWRDIHHQLRVACRELKLRENHEPADYQSIHSAILPGLLGNIGVRDENKEFLGCRNRRFHIFPGSGQFKKPPPWAVAAQLLETSRLFAHTVAKIEPEWALTVAEHLVKRNYSEPHYDARKGQVMAYEKISLYGLVLVEKRRIHYGKLDPQTAREVFIREALVEQKYRGKGKFFHHYGELLRELEDLEAKSRRRDILVDDQVIYQFFDERLPQDIVNLAGFERWRKQAEEKDPQLLFVPRELLMQHTAAHVGEAQFPDTLVAGGIEYPLSYHFEPGSAADGVSIHVPVGALHQVPAARLSWLVPGLLRDKCIALVKALPKQWRKVFVPVPAAVDRALPRLQPDNVPLWQSLAKELQRQTAQQLPDSAWESAEQSLEDFYRFNIRVLDEEGELLDQGRNLGELQARYKDRVQKELASAGDDFERDDITHWDFGDLPQTHTLQQGALKVRAYPALVEGKDSVSLKLLDNPGEARRLSRAGICRLALLHLPEPVKYLRKELLRGKELGLSAADLGRREEVADDILMAAARELFWADENWPRSEGEFLRALEKSAALISVAQEIAELLTKALAQLVPLRKQIKQQKNLAVAMAVGDIQQQLNGLFYRGCLFDTPLEWLRQYGRYLKGIDLRLEKAALDPNRDRRLQAEFHKSAEPYLAQLERHSHRALAAEPQLVQYRWMLEEFRISLFAQSLKTLMPVSGKRLGKLWSEIEQAAPFG
- a CDS encoding peptide MFS transporter, which translates into the protein MQELKPRPPAAAGEMLGHPKGLFLLFGTEMWERLSYYGMRGIFVFYLTSAAGAAAFGWGQLSDIELQSRALSYLGWYMMLVYLTPILGGWMADNLWGQRRCILFGGTLMMLGQFTLGFPHAWLPDGSEIYFLWLGLGLMILGNGFFKPNISTMVGDLYYEGDRRRDTAFTIFYMGINLGSILGYLVIGWIGEKINYQLAFFIAGIGMLLGLLLQISRADKYLGEVGRQPSAKLGLKKDAADRHKPLSLEERDRIRVILILGLFTVVFWAGFEQAAGSMNLFAKHNTDLMIGGWEMPASWLQMVNPLFIIILAPVIASIWVGLGDREPSSPVKFSLGLVFLGLGFISMVGAALQIGDSLTVKASIWWLVFAYIFHTVGELCLSPIGLSMVTKLSPLRYLSLMMGLWFAFIGIANKGAAEIGKLVGETGPLATFGGVAIAAIGAGILLYFLRDRLVDWMHGVESAHLKVGDSTKEEVGIIADHEGAPPRHFSE
- a CDS encoding VWA domain-containing protein — encoded protein: MLIGFFLNLRRYKLPASTTELLALLEALQQRLAFADLEEFYFLSRTCLVKDEKHFDKFDRAFDAYFKDLETLDDLLEQMIPEEWVRAEFLKQLSEEEKAQIESLGGLEKLLEEFRKRLEEQKKRHSGGNRWIGTGGTSPFGNSGYHPEGIRVGGDSRNRSAAKVWQKRQFRNLDDSISLGTRNIQVALRKLRKFARTGAAEELDLDDTISSTARNAGLLDIRMVPERHNAVKVLIFFDVGGSMDPYVRVCEELFSACRSEFKHLEYFYFHNFIYEHVWKDNQRRYSETTPLLEVLRTYGKDYRVIFVGDASMAPYEITSPYGSVEHMNEEPGAAWMERVADTYGKLVWLNPVGEEYWQYTPTIGLTRQLVGGQMYPMTLEGLDRAIAYLVKGR